Part of the Oscillospiraceae bacterium genome, GGTCTCCCCGCCAACCAGTGCGCAGCCCGCCTCCCGGCAGCCCACCGCCATGCCGGACACGATAGCGGCGATCTTTTCGGGGGTGTTTTTCCCACAGGCGATGTAGTCGAGAAAGAAAAGCGGCGCGGCGCCCGAGCAGACCACGTCGTTGACACACATGGCCACACAGTCTATGCCCACCGTGTCGTGTTTGTCAAGTACGAAGGCAATCTTGAGCTTCGTGCCTACACCGTCTGTGCCGGAGACCAGCACCGGCCGGCGCAGACCCGCCAGATCCGGCTCAAATAGGCCACCGAAACCGCCGATGACACTCAACACGCCTTTTGTATGCGTCGATTCCACGTGTTTCTTCATCAGCGCCACGGCTTTGTATCCGGCCTCCACGTCCACGCCGGCCTGCGCGTATGCCTTACTCATCCCAGACCTCCTCATATAGTACCTTGTTGCCGCGAAGCGGCAACAAAAACAAGAATTTGGGTTGTGGGTTGCAGGTGCAATCCACGTTAGAATGATATAGGATCTCGAGAAAAATCACGCTTTTGGACGGAAATTTGCCATGCCCCAGAAGAGAACCGCTAGGCCCCCAACAGGCGGCGCAGGATCTCCCGGTAGGCGTTCTGTTCGCCGCCCAGGTCGCGGCGGAAGCGGTCCTTGTCCAACTTTTCGCCGGTGTCTGTATCCCAGAAACGGCAGGTGTCCGGGGAGATCTCGTCGGCCAGTACCAGCGCGCCGTCCGGCGTCCGGCCGAACTCCAGCTTGAAATCAATGAGACGGATCCCCAAGTCCTGCAGGTAGGCGCTCAACACCTCGTTGACTTTGCCCGCATACGCGTCGATCCGCCGCAGCTCCTCGCGGGTGGCAAGCCCGAGCGCCAGCGCGTGGTATTCGTTGATCATCGGGTCGCCCAGGTCGTCGTCCTTATAGGAGTATTCGAGCACCGCGACAGGCAGCGGCGTGCCCTCGACAATCCCCAACCGCTTGGACAGCGAACCGGCGGCGATATTGCGGACGATCACCTCGATCTTCACGATCTCCACACGGCGCACCAATGTCTCCCTGTCCGAGATCTGGCGGACGAAATGGGTGGGCACGCCGTGGGTCTCCAGCAGCTGCATCAGATGGTTCGTCACCCGGTTGTTGATGACCCCCTTGCCCTCGATGGTGCCCCTCTTCAGGCCGTTGAATGCGGTGGCGTCGTCCTTGTAGTCGACAATGACGAGCGTCGGGTCGTCGGTGGCAAAGACCTTCTTGGCCTTGCCCTCATAGAGCAGCGCGCCTTTTTGCATGGATCACAACTCCTTTTTGCAAGATTCGGACATCTCTTCTGCTCGCAGGGCGCGGTCGGCGGCGCGGACCTCGTCGGCCATCTCCGCCCGGTAGCGCAGCAGAGCGGTGTGCAGCGCCTCGTCAGACACCGCCAGGATCTCCACGGCAAGCAGCGCCGCGTTCTCCGCTCCGTCGATGGTCACCGTCGCCACCGGAACGCCGCGCGGCATCTGTACGGTGGAGAGCAGCGCGTCCAGCCCGTCCAGCGTGGAGGACTTGACCGGCAGTCCGACGACGGGCAGCGCCGTCACGGCGGCCAGCGCACCGGCCAGATGAGCCGCCTTGCCCGCGGCGGCGATCAGCACGCCGAAGCCCTCCGCCCGCGCGCACCCCGCAAAGTCGTGCGCCTCCTGTGGGGTACGGTGGGCGGACATCACACGCGCCTCAGCCGGTACGCCGAACCAGGCAAGCACGTCCAGCGCCCGCTGGACCACCGGCCGATCGCTCTGTGACCCCATGATAACGGCCACCTTTTTCATCGGCCGCTTCACCATCCTTTCTAAATTTACATTTTATTCCAAATTTACATCAAAGGCCGCGACAACGCAGACAGACAGATAGGTAGACAGACAGGCGCCGGTGTGATTTTTACGACGCTCTACAGGCGATCTTCGAAAATGCCGTGCCGCCCCAGAATGTCAGTCATCTGTTGCACGCGGGCGTCCCACGAGGCGGCGCGGCCGTAAGCGATCCGCTGCCGCTGCCTCCATGTCCCCCGCTCCGCCAGCGCTTTCTCGCAGGCGGCGATGAAGGCCTCGGGGCCGTCTGCAATGTAGACTGCGTCGGCGAAATCGCGCACCTGATCCGGCTG contains:
- a CDS encoding phosphoribosylaminoimidazolesuccinocarboxamide synthase; protein product: MQKGALLYEGKAKKVFATDDPTLVIVDYKDDATAFNGLKRGTIEGKGVINNRVTNHLMQLLETHGVPTHFVRQISDRETLVRRVEIVKIEVIVRNIAAGSLSKRLGIVEGTPLPVAVLEYSYKDDDLGDPMINEYHALALGLATREELRRIDAYAGKVNEVLSAYLQDLGIRLIDFKLEFGRTPDGALVLADEISPDTCRFWDTDTGEKLDKDRFRRDLGGEQNAYREILRRLLGA
- the purE gene encoding 5-(carboxyamino)imidazole ribonucleotide mutase translates to MKKVAVIMGSQSDRPVVQRALDVLAWFGVPAEARVMSAHRTPQEAHDFAGCARAEGFGVLIAAAGKAAHLAGALAAVTALPVVGLPVKSSTLDGLDALLSTVQMPRGVPVATVTIDGAENAALLAVEILAVSDEALHTALLRYRAEMADEVRAADRALRAEEMSESCKKEL